From the Myxococcales bacterium genome, one window contains:
- a CDS encoding mechanosensitive ion channel family protein codes for MRRWIIILALALIVPASVIAGPSDPTSGPAADPPSGPAADPPADPATAAAAVVAVQPAVAAQPAVAAQPAAPESIEAQVGGTCHTPRAAMLQLLYWIQDREGRVDPVRAAACFDQSTLAPAVLATRAEQLKRTLDARGLYVDVDAIPTDPDYTAPTGIHRWRLPDLEVVELVKVGARWQFSAATIKAIPALHDETVPPTVERLLAALPDWFHTRLLGIEVWQLFGLLLVILLALALQKLVVFVIGTYVRRAVGRLALRWIDKALNRIARPIGGLVMAAVFSTVGPWLQLSVRVSQVARLATVALAAYSAAWLAYRLVDVLTDWLEVKAEGTDSKLDDQLVPLLRKTLKVFIAVVGTIFLLQNLDVDVGSLLAGLGLGGLAFALAAKDTVANFFGSLVVFIDKPFQIGDWVVIDGVEGTIEEVGFRTTRIRTFYNSLVTMPNAKMTDTSIDNYGARRWRRYVANLGLTYDTPRVKMAAFCAGVRGIIARLDGMRRDYAIVEFNNYGDSGLNVMVYCFMDAPDWKAELKIRTDLNLEILQLAEELGVSFAFPTRTLHLDTQALPRELPPRPRLDEAQLAGIVRRYSPPADAQGDEPS; via the coding sequence ATGCGACGCTGGATCATCATCCTGGCGCTCGCGCTGATCGTGCCTGCTTCGGTCATCGCGGGGCCCTCCGACCCGACCTCCGGCCCGGCGGCCGATCCTCCCTCCGGCCCGGCCGCCGATCCGCCCGCGGACCCGGCGACGGCTGCGGCCGCGGTGGTCGCGGTCCAACCCGCGGTCGCGGCCCAACCCGCGGTCGCGGCTCAGCCGGCCGCTCCCGAATCGATCGAGGCGCAGGTGGGCGGCACCTGCCACACGCCGCGCGCGGCGATGCTGCAGCTCCTGTACTGGATCCAGGACCGCGAGGGTCGGGTCGATCCGGTGCGCGCGGCCGCGTGCTTCGACCAGAGCACGCTGGCGCCGGCGGTGCTCGCCACGCGCGCCGAGCAGCTCAAGCGCACGCTCGACGCCCGCGGCCTCTACGTCGACGTCGACGCGATCCCGACCGATCCCGACTACACCGCGCCCACGGGCATCCATCGCTGGCGGCTGCCCGATCTCGAGGTCGTCGAGCTGGTCAAGGTCGGGGCCCGCTGGCAGTTCTCGGCCGCCACGATCAAGGCCATCCCGGCGCTCCACGACGAGACCGTGCCGCCGACCGTCGAGCGGCTGCTCGCGGCGCTGCCCGATTGGTTCCACACGCGCCTCCTCGGGATCGAGGTGTGGCAGCTGTTCGGCCTGCTGCTGGTGATCCTGCTCGCGCTGGCGCTGCAGAAGCTGGTGGTCTTCGTGATCGGCACCTACGTCCGCCGCGCCGTCGGACGCTTGGCGCTGCGGTGGATCGACAAGGCCCTCAACCGGATCGCCCGGCCGATCGGCGGCCTGGTGATGGCCGCCGTGTTCTCGACGGTGGGGCCGTGGTTGCAGCTGTCGGTCCGGGTCAGCCAGGTGGCCCGGCTCGCGACCGTCGCCCTGGCGGCCTACTCGGCCGCCTGGCTCGCGTACCGGCTGGTCGACGTGCTCACCGACTGGCTCGAGGTCAAGGCCGAGGGCACCGACAGCAAGCTCGACGATCAGCTGGTGCCGCTGCTGCGCAAGACGCTCAAGGTCTTCATCGCGGTCGTCGGCACGATCTTCCTGCTCCAGAACCTCGACGTCGACGTCGGCTCGCTCCTGGCCGGCCTCGGGCTCGGCGGCCTGGCCTTCGCCCTCGCGGCCAAGGACACCGTCGCCAACTTCTTCGGCTCGCTGGTGGTCTTCATCGACAAGCCGTTCCAGATCGGCGACTGGGTGGTGATCGACGGCGTCGAGGGCACGATCGAGGAGGTCGGCTTCCGGACCACGCGTATCCGCACCTTCTACAACTCGCTGGTCACGATGCCCAACGCCAAGATGACCGACACGTCGATCGACAACTACGGCGCGCGGCGCTGGCGCCGCTACGTCGCCAACCTCGGGCTGACCTACGACACGCCGCGCGTGAAGATGGCGGCGTTCTGCGCCGGCGTGCGCGGGATCATCGCGCGCCTCGACGGCATGCGCCGCGACTACGCGATCGTCGAGTTCAACAACTACGGCGACTCGGGGCTCAACGTGATGGTCTACTGCTTCATGGACGCGCCCGACTGGAAGGCCGAGCTGAAGATCCGGACCGACCTGAACCTCGAGATCCTGCAGCTGGCCGAGGAGCTGGGCGTGTCGTTCGCGTTCCCGACCCGGACGCTGCACCTCGACACCCAGGCGCTGCCGCGCGAGCTGCCGCCGCGGCCGCGGCTCGACGAGGCCCAGCTCGCCGGCATCGTCCGCCGCTACTCGCCGCCCGCGGACGCGCAGGGCGACGAGCCGTCGTGA
- a CDS encoding M13 family metallopeptidase: MLSTAHRRGNRVAPERPHVLPGAHPVTKHLIAATLFLAACGSKSEPSKSKPTDQAPPVTAPAVAAKPEIGAWGFDTAGMKPDVAPGASFYQHANGTWLEKTPIPADKSNYGMFSVLADRSEARTKEIILGAATASGPEAKKVADYYQSFMDEAAIEAAGITPIQPQLDRIAAITDAAGLLAEFGDNARHFRKAPFATIVGQDDKDPEHYIASLAQGGLGLPDRDFYEPKAAQFAAVRDGYKQYLETLLTLIGAKDAAKRAAAVYALEEKIAATHWTRVQNRDPQKTYNKMTLAELQQLAPGVDWAAWAASVGLADVPAINVNQPSAIAGIAKLVGSEPLAVWRDYLTVTLVSGAASGLSKAFVDARFAMYGKVLSGTPENKERWKRGVDEVTGALGEAVGKLYVEKYFTPATKARADELVKNLLVAMGQRLDALTWMSAETKAKAKAKLASYNPKIGYPKVWRDYSKLEVKAGDPVGNDERASAFEYDRRLARLGQPIDRDEWGMTPMTVNAYYNPGLNEIVFPAAILQPPFFDANADDAVNYGGIGAVIGHEISHGFDDQGAQYDAKGALANWWTADDTAKFKVATNQLVAQYGTYCPVAAVDGKPAQCVNGELTLGENIADLAGLTVAYSAYQLALGGKPAPVLDGLTGDQRFFLGWAQVWRRLYRDQELANRLVTDPHSPSEFRTSVVRNLDAWYEAYKPAATDALFLAPDARVRIW, translated from the coding sequence ATGTTGTCAACGGCGCACCGACGCGGTAACCGCGTAGCTCCGGAACGTCCCCACGTCCTTCCTGGAGCGCACCCTGTGACGAAGCACCTGATCGCCGCGACCCTGTTCCTGGCGGCCTGCGGATCCAAGTCCGAGCCGTCGAAGTCCAAGCCCACCGACCAGGCGCCGCCGGTCACCGCGCCGGCGGTCGCCGCCAAGCCCGAGATCGGGGCCTGGGGCTTCGACACCGCGGGCATGAAGCCCGACGTCGCGCCCGGCGCCAGCTTCTACCAGCACGCCAACGGCACCTGGCTCGAGAAGACGCCGATCCCCGCCGACAAGTCGAACTACGGCATGTTCTCGGTGCTGGCCGATCGCAGCGAGGCCCGCACCAAGGAGATCATCCTGGGCGCGGCGACCGCGAGCGGCCCCGAGGCCAAGAAGGTCGCCGACTACTACCAGAGCTTCATGGACGAGGCCGCGATCGAGGCCGCCGGGATCACGCCGATCCAGCCGCAGCTCGATCGCATCGCCGCGATCACCGACGCGGCCGGGCTGCTGGCGGAGTTCGGCGACAACGCCCGCCACTTCCGCAAGGCGCCGTTCGCCACGATCGTCGGCCAGGACGACAAGGACCCGGAGCACTACATCGCCAGCCTCGCCCAGGGCGGGCTGGGGCTGCCCGATCGCGACTTCTACGAGCCCAAGGCCGCGCAGTTCGCGGCGGTGCGCGACGGCTACAAGCAGTACCTCGAGACCCTGCTGACGCTGATCGGCGCCAAGGACGCGGCCAAGCGCGCCGCCGCGGTCTACGCGCTCGAGGAGAAGATCGCGGCGACCCACTGGACCCGGGTCCAGAACCGCGATCCCCAGAAGACCTACAACAAGATGACCCTGGCCGAGCTGCAGCAGCTGGCGCCCGGCGTCGACTGGGCGGCGTGGGCGGCGTCGGTCGGCCTGGCCGACGTCCCGGCCATCAACGTCAACCAGCCGTCGGCGATCGCTGGCATCGCCAAGCTGGTCGGCAGCGAGCCGCTCGCGGTGTGGCGCGACTACCTGACCGTCACCCTGGTGTCGGGGGCGGCGTCGGGCCTGTCCAAGGCGTTCGTCGACGCGCGGTTCGCGATGTACGGCAAGGTCCTGTCGGGCACGCCCGAGAACAAGGAGCGCTGGAAGCGCGGCGTCGACGAGGTCACCGGGGCGCTCGGCGAGGCCGTCGGCAAGCTCTACGTCGAGAAGTACTTCACCCCGGCCACCAAGGCCCGGGCCGACGAGCTGGTCAAGAACCTGCTGGTCGCGATGGGCCAGCGGCTCGACGCCCTGACCTGGATGAGCGCCGAGACCAAGGCCAAGGCCAAGGCCAAGCTCGCCTCCTACAACCCCAAGATCGGCTACCCCAAGGTCTGGCGCGACTACAGCAAGCTCGAGGTCAAGGCCGGCGACCCGGTCGGCAACGACGAGCGCGCCAGCGCCTTCGAGTACGACCGGCGCCTGGCCCGGCTCGGCCAGCCGATCGACCGCGACGAGTGGGGCATGACGCCGATGACCGTCAACGCCTACTACAACCCCGGCCTCAACGAGATCGTCTTCCCGGCGGCGATCCTGCAGCCGCCGTTCTTCGACGCCAACGCCGACGACGCGGTCAACTACGGCGGCATCGGCGCGGTGATCGGCCACGAGATCAGCCACGGCTTCGACGACCAGGGCGCGCAGTACGACGCCAAGGGCGCGCTGGCCAACTGGTGGACCGCCGACGACACCGCCAAGTTCAAGGTCGCGACCAACCAGCTGGTCGCGCAGTACGGCACGTACTGTCCGGTGGCGGCGGTCGACGGCAAGCCGGCGCAGTGCGTGAACGGCGAGCTGACGCTGGGCGAGAACATCGCCGACCTGGCCGGCCTGACCGTCGCGTACAGCGCGTACCAGCTCGCGCTCGGCGGCAAGCCGGCGCCGGTGCTCGACGGCCTGACCGGCGATCAGCGCTTCTTCCTGGGCTGGGCCCAGGTGTGGCGGCGCCTGTACCGCGACCAGGAGCTGGCCAACCGGCTGGTCACCGATCCCCACAGCCCGTCCGAGTTCCGGACGTCGGTGGTGCGCAACCTCGACGCCTGGTACGAGGCGTACAAGCCGGCCGCCACCGACGCGCTGTTCCTCGCGCCCGACGCGCGCGTCCGGATCTGGTAG
- a CDS encoding right-handed parallel beta-helix repeat-containing protein: protein MRALAIVVTLTAAGPALAGTYEATPADDLEAKVAALVAGDELIVHGGTYTLTGRFSVDLVGTAAAPIVIRAATGERPVIDRPATDQNIWDLDRVEHVTLRGLEWTGGSAGVRISAADHLTIEDCEIHHTADVALRANDGGATYRNLLIRHNHIHDTGGTGEGMYLGCNNDGCRVLDSVIERNWVHATNGPTVSQGDGIELKEGSAGNVIRDNVVHDTGYPCILTYSTVGNGAANVIERNLLWGCGDHAIQSAADAVIRNNIILGSVANGIAMQPHQAGTPGNLTVVHNTVLHATNDAIRVSGMTGAVTIANNALYAQAGNAIAASGDTSQLVVAGNRGAGATAGISAGFTASSLAADLTSASYTGAPPNDVFPAAGGGLIGAGDPAHAVADDFNGAARVGAPDVGAYAFAAGGNPGWQLMAGFKDLAAGSGGADGGVDGGVGGDGERGGCCQTSSAPLPSTALLAGLLALALGRRRRRA from the coding sequence ATGCGCGCCCTCGCGATCGTCGTGACCCTCACCGCCGCCGGCCCGGCGCTCGCCGGCACCTACGAGGCCACGCCGGCCGACGACCTCGAGGCCAAGGTCGCCGCGCTGGTCGCCGGCGACGAGCTGATCGTCCACGGCGGCACGTACACGCTCACCGGCCGGTTCTCGGTCGACCTGGTCGGCACCGCCGCCGCGCCGATCGTGATCCGCGCGGCCACCGGCGAGCGCCCGGTGATCGACCGGCCCGCGACCGACCAGAACATCTGGGATCTCGATCGGGTCGAGCACGTCACGCTGCGCGGGCTCGAGTGGACGGGCGGCTCGGCCGGCGTGCGCATCAGCGCCGCCGATCACCTGACGATCGAGGACTGCGAGATCCACCACACCGCCGACGTCGCGCTGCGCGCCAACGACGGCGGCGCGACCTACCGCAACCTGCTCATCCGCCACAACCACATCCACGACACCGGCGGCACCGGCGAGGGCATGTACCTCGGGTGCAACAACGACGGCTGCCGCGTCCTCGACAGCGTGATCGAGCGCAACTGGGTCCACGCCACCAACGGGCCGACCGTGAGCCAGGGCGACGGCATCGAGCTCAAGGAGGGCAGCGCCGGCAACGTCATCCGCGACAACGTCGTCCACGACACCGGCTACCCGTGCATCCTGACCTACAGCACCGTCGGGAACGGCGCCGCCAACGTGATCGAGCGCAACCTGCTGTGGGGCTGCGGCGACCACGCGATCCAGTCGGCGGCCGACGCCGTCATCCGCAACAACATCATCCTGGGGTCGGTCGCCAACGGCATCGCGATGCAGCCGCACCAGGCCGGCACGCCGGGCAACCTGACGGTCGTGCACAACACCGTGCTCCACGCGACCAACGACGCCATCCGGGTCAGCGGCATGACCGGCGCGGTCACGATCGCCAACAACGCGCTCTACGCCCAGGCCGGCAACGCGATCGCCGCGAGCGGAGACACCAGCCAGCTCGTCGTCGCCGGCAATCGCGGCGCCGGCGCCACCGCGGGGATCAGCGCGGGGTTCACCGCGTCGAGCCTGGCCGCCGACCTCACGAGCGCCAGCTACACCGGCGCGCCGCCCAACGACGTGTTCCCCGCGGCCGGCGGCGGCTTGATCGGCGCCGGCGATCCGGCGCACGCGGTGGCCGACGACTTCAACGGCGCCGCGCGGGTCGGCGCGCCCGACGTCGGCGCCTACGCGTTCGCCGCCGGCGGCAACCCGGGCTGGCAGCTGATGGCCGGCTTCAAGGACCTCGCGGCCGGGAGCGGCGGTGCCGACGGCGGCGTCGACGGCGGCGTCGGTGGCGACGGCGAGCGCGGCGGGTGCTGCCAGACCTCGTCGGCGCCGCTGCCGTCGACGGCGCTCCTGGCGGGGCTGCTCGCGCTCGCGCTCGGGCGCCGGCGCCGCCGCGCCTGA
- a CDS encoding exopolysaccharide biosynthesis protein, which produces MTGDPESLRISAPAGLRLSSLLAELATSAEARQTEAAATATDVTAPAVATISPGDPVVIDARDGLTIAEILDATASAGFGFVIALLALTAIPFFGMSTPFGLAIAFVGAQLVVGRARPWLPARIRRVTLTVTALRRIGRWLTRTTGWMAHLVRERLSPLTRGPGLALVGLGVVVLGLGLALPLPIPGSNMVFIVPILAYAIGLLERDGLLTLLGHAMTLAHIVLAFTASQVLASALAPIGRWLGL; this is translated from the coding sequence GTGACGGGGGATCCGGAGTCGCTGCGCATCTCGGCCCCGGCCGGGTTGCGGCTGTCGAGCCTGCTGGCCGAGCTGGCGACCAGCGCCGAGGCGCGCCAGACCGAGGCCGCCGCCACCGCGACCGACGTCACCGCGCCGGCCGTGGCCACGATCTCGCCGGGCGATCCGGTGGTGATCGACGCCCGCGACGGCCTGACCATCGCCGAGATCCTCGACGCCACCGCCAGCGCGGGCTTCGGCTTCGTGATCGCGCTGCTGGCGCTGACCGCGATCCCGTTCTTCGGCATGTCGACGCCGTTCGGCCTGGCGATCGCGTTCGTCGGCGCGCAGCTGGTGGTCGGGCGCGCCCGACCGTGGTTGCCGGCGCGGATCCGCAGGGTCACGCTGACGGTGACGGCGCTGCGCCGCATCGGCCGCTGGCTGACCCGGACCACCGGCTGGATGGCGCACCTCGTGCGCGAGCGGCTGTCACCGCTGACCCGCGGGCCCGGGCTGGCGCTGGTCGGGCTCGGCGTGGTCGTGCTCGGCCTCGGGCTGGCGCTGCCGCTGCCGATCCCTGGCTCGAACATGGTGTTCATCGTGCCGATCCTGGCCTACGCGATCGGCCTGCTCGAGCGCGACGGCCTGCTGACGCTGCTCGGGCACGCGATGACCCTCGCCCACATCGTGCTGGCGTTCACCGCGTCGCAGGTGCTGGCCAGCGCGCTCGCGCCGATCGGCCGCTGGCTCGGCCTCTGA
- a CDS encoding CotH kinase family protein: MVRLVAMVVVALAACADVPKLPDVCAGDQPPLAPTVLTDVGGRIDVTAATFVVDATAPIDPDGDLLAVTDYEVWTANADGSPRERVWSVALASSHPPPVTLAMGAYEGPAAVLGSLELWRDHLVRIRQTTRTVDGCTQAGPWSSPVAFRTDDGSTALFDDTTVRDVELTLSAESYAAINAQAEPPGCVPYSRDYFAGDVAYAGVALTGVGVKVKGGCGSARELDEKAGFKVSLDWDDPTVAGCPADRRIGGLGALTLNNMVQDKSLTHERLAYALFRAMGVPAARTAPVRVLVNGALFGHYLHVESVDRRFLARHFGSNQGMLYEGTYWCQLESGNIADDDSGCLTREFTPDACDGAPGADADPETYEPVRGLIARLDALPIGGFYPAVTQILDFDRYLTMWAVEAMLSHWDGYSYDIVNNYRVYHDPARDRWTIIPSGLDQTFQPNSIDEWGPMGRIAQRCLSEPACEAAFAARLRDALAAFEDLQLEARRAAIVAQLTPLLAADPGREFDPTEFAQAQAETAQFIADRPAQVRAVLAAHGF, translated from the coding sequence ATGGTCCGGCTCGTCGCCATGGTGGTCGTCGCGCTGGCGGCGTGCGCCGACGTGCCCAAGCTGCCCGACGTGTGCGCCGGCGATCAGCCGCCGCTGGCGCCGACCGTGCTCACCGACGTCGGCGGCCGGATCGACGTGACGGCCGCCACGTTCGTCGTCGACGCGACCGCGCCGATCGATCCCGACGGCGATCTCCTGGCCGTGACCGACTACGAGGTCTGGACCGCCAACGCCGACGGCAGCCCCCGCGAGCGGGTGTGGTCCGTGGCGCTGGCCTCGTCGCACCCGCCGCCGGTGACCCTGGCCATGGGCGCGTACGAGGGCCCGGCCGCGGTGCTCGGGTCGCTCGAGCTGTGGCGCGATCACCTGGTCCGGATCCGCCAGACGACCCGCACCGTCGACGGCTGCACCCAGGCCGGCCCCTGGAGCTCGCCGGTCGCGTTCCGCACCGACGACGGCTCGACGGCCTTGTTCGATGACACGACCGTGCGCGACGTCGAGCTCACGCTGTCGGCGGAGAGCTACGCCGCGATCAACGCCCAGGCGGAGCCGCCCGGGTGCGTGCCCTACAGCCGCGACTACTTCGCCGGCGACGTCGCCTACGCCGGCGTCGCGCTGACCGGCGTCGGCGTCAAGGTCAAGGGCGGTTGCGGCTCGGCCCGGGAGCTCGACGAGAAGGCCGGCTTCAAGGTCAGCCTCGACTGGGACGACCCCACGGTGGCGGGGTGCCCCGCCGACCGGCGCATCGGCGGCCTGGGCGCGCTGACGCTCAACAACATGGTGCAGGACAAGAGCCTCACCCACGAGCGCCTGGCCTACGCGCTGTTCCGCGCGATGGGCGTGCCCGCGGCGCGGACGGCGCCCGTGCGGGTGCTCGTCAACGGCGCGCTGTTCGGGCACTACCTGCACGTCGAGTCCGTCGACCGGCGGTTCCTGGCGCGGCACTTCGGCTCGAACCAGGGGATGCTGTACGAGGGCACGTACTGGTGCCAGCTCGAGTCCGGCAACATCGCCGACGACGACAGCGGCTGCCTGACCCGCGAGTTCACGCCCGACGCCTGCGACGGCGCGCCCGGCGCCGACGCCGATCCCGAGACCTACGAGCCGGTGCGCGGGCTGATCGCCCGGCTCGACGCGCTGCCGATCGGCGGCTTCTACCCGGCGGTGACCCAGATCCTCGACTTCGATCGCTACCTGACGATGTGGGCGGTCGAGGCGATGCTGTCGCACTGGGACGGCTACAGCTACGACATCGTCAACAACTACCGCGTCTACCACGACCCCGCCCGCGACCGCTGGACGATCATCCCCAGCGGCCTCGACCAGACCTTCCAGCCCAACTCGATCGACGAGTGGGGGCCCATGGGGCGGATCGCGCAGCGGTGCCTGAGCGAGCCCGCGTGCGAGGCCGCGTTCGCCGCGCGGCTGCGCGACGCGCTGGCGGCGTTCGAGGACCTGCAGCTCGAGGCTCGGCGCGCGGCGATCGTCGCGCAGCTGACGCCGCTCCTGGCCGCGGATCCTGGGCGCGAGTTCGATCCGACCGAGTTCGCCCAGGCCCAGGCCGAGACCGCGCAGTTCATCGCCGACCGCCCGGCCCAGGTGCGCGCGGTGCTGGCCGCGCACGGGTTCTGA
- a CDS encoding fatty acid desaturase: MQLYPIAHYARRLKAELPASTFAPARSRLLWLPVHLAIIVMATLAVARGWLPWPLIVVASLVIGVSFAGITFVAHETLHGGIVRTGWLKRAVGWIGFAPFMVSPRLWVVWHNREHHGRTNLRERDPDMYPMLDAYRASRTVRVATDSFALGGRRWTGILSLLLGYTGQSKQILFSARGRGWLSPSAFTEVVVETVAAVLLWAAVAWLVGPLAFLFVYVIPLLLGNVIVMGHILTNHGLSPMTDVNDPLANSLSVTLPRPLEWLTLGFGFHVEHHLFPAMSTRHAPAVRAALMRHWPERYQSMPLTSAVAALHRTARVYRDAETLIDPRTGQTWPTLTPGRAPQLAAADLPERPIPDVRAPALAPGPTT; the protein is encoded by the coding sequence ATGCAGCTGTACCCGATCGCCCACTACGCCCGGAGGCTCAAGGCCGAGCTACCGGCGTCGACGTTCGCGCCCGCCCGCTCGCGGCTGCTCTGGCTGCCGGTGCACCTGGCCATCATCGTGATGGCCACCCTGGCGGTCGCCCGCGGCTGGCTGCCGTGGCCGCTGATCGTCGTGGCCTCGCTGGTCATCGGCGTCAGCTTCGCCGGCATCACCTTCGTCGCCCACGAGACCCTGCACGGCGGCATCGTCCGCACCGGCTGGCTCAAGCGCGCGGTCGGCTGGATCGGCTTCGCGCCGTTCATGGTGTCGCCGCGGCTGTGGGTGGTCTGGCACAACCGCGAGCACCACGGCCGCACCAACCTGCGCGAGCGCGATCCCGACATGTACCCGATGCTCGACGCGTACCGCGCGAGCCGCACCGTCCGGGTGGCGACCGACTCGTTCGCGCTCGGCGGGCGCCGCTGGACCGGGATCCTGAGCCTGCTGCTCGGGTACACCGGGCAGAGCAAGCAGATCCTGTTCAGCGCCCGCGGTCGTGGCTGGCTGTCGCCGAGCGCGTTCACCGAGGTCGTCGTCGAGACCGTCGCGGCGGTGCTGCTGTGGGCGGCGGTGGCGTGGCTGGTCGGGCCCCTCGCGTTCCTGTTCGTCTACGTCATCCCGCTCCTGCTCGGCAACGTGATCGTGATGGGCCACATCCTCACCAACCACGGCCTGAGCCCGATGACCGACGTCAACGATCCGCTGGCGAACTCGCTCAGCGTGACGCTGCCGCGGCCGCTCGAGTGGCTCACGCTCGGGTTCGGCTTCCACGTCGAGCACCACCTGTTCCCGGCGATGAGCACCCGCCACGCGCCGGCGGTCCGCGCCGCGCTCATGCGCCACTGGCCCGAGCGCTACCAGTCCATGCCGCTCACCAGCGCCGTCGCCGCGCTGCACCGCACCGCGCGGGTCTACCGCGACGCCGAGACGCTGATCGATCCGCGCACCGGCCAGACCTGGCCGACGCTGACGCCGGGGCGCGCGCCCCAGCTCGCCGCCGCGGACCTGCCCGAGCGCCCGATCCCGGACGTGCGCGCCCCGGCGCTGGCCCCGGGCCCGACGACCTGA
- a CDS encoding deoxynucleoside kinase: MSMSSPIAPAPVTRGAGPVAAAPPVPARGAKAVDDSLGTIFIGIAGMIGAGKSTLATALGGHLGIDVHYEPVADNEYLADFYRDTARYSFAMQVYLLNRRFQQHQEIIWRGRSAVQDRTIYEDSIFAKMLAATGLMEERDYRTYQQLFRHMANFMCKPSCIIYLDVSPASSLERIQRRSRDVEATIKLEYLEALYEGYQEFVQSISKVVPVIRVDYDRFATAEEMADVIRREYLDVSFLRQATRFDPTR; this comes from the coding sequence GTGTCCATGTCCTCGCCGATCGCCCCTGCCCCGGTGACCCGGGGCGCTGGTCCGGTCGCGGCCGCGCCGCCGGTCCCCGCGCGCGGCGCCAAGGCGGTCGACGACAGCCTCGGCACGATCTTCATCGGCATCGCCGGGATGATCGGCGCCGGCAAGTCGACGCTGGCGACCGCGCTCGGCGGCCACCTCGGCATCGACGTCCACTACGAGCCGGTCGCCGACAACGAGTACCTCGCCGACTTCTACCGGGACACGGCGCGCTACTCGTTCGCGATGCAGGTGTACCTGCTCAACCGCCGGTTCCAGCAGCACCAGGAGATCATCTGGCGCGGCCGCTCGGCGGTGCAGGACCGCACGATCTACGAGGACTCGATCTTCGCCAAGATGCTGGCGGCGACGGGGCTGATGGAGGAGCGCGACTACCGCACCTACCAGCAGCTGTTCCGGCACATGGCGAACTTCATGTGCAAGCCGAGCTGCATCATCTACCTCGACGTGTCGCCGGCCAGCTCGCTCGAGCGCATCCAGCGCCGCAGCCGCGACGTCGAGGCCACGATCAAGCTCGAGTACCTCGAGGCCCTCTACGAGGGCTACCAGGAGTTCGTGCAGTCGATCTCCAAGGTCGTGCCGGTGATCCGCGTCGACTACGACCGGTTCGCGACCGCCGAGGAGATGGCCGACGTGATCCGGCGCGAGTACCTCGACGTCAGCTTCCTGCGCCAGGCCACGCGGTTCGATCCGACGCGGTAG
- a CDS encoding polymer-forming cytoskeletal protein yields MTVPARREGIVSEINTLLGRGTSFEGKLTFEGTVRIDGKLKGEIFSDDTLIIGEGAYVEAEIDIGEVIIQGTLVGNVRAKRGIEVLAPGRVKGDLHTPSLMVEKGVLFEGRSFMEGAVGQKVVAPSAPTKDGPAKDGPAKDAPKSVK; encoded by the coding sequence ATGACCGTCCCGGCCCGACGCGAAGGCATCGTCAGCGAGATCAACACCCTGCTCGGACGCGGCACCTCGTTCGAGGGCAAGCTCACCTTCGAGGGCACCGTCCGCATCGACGGCAAGCTCAAGGGCGAGATCTTCTCCGATGACACGCTGATCATCGGCGAGGGCGCCTACGTCGAGGCCGAGATCGACATCGGCGAGGTGATCATCCAGGGCACGCTGGTCGGCAACGTCCGGGCCAAGCGCGGCATCGAGGTGCTGGCCCCGGGCCGGGTCAAGGGCGACCTGCACACGCCGTCGTTGATGGTCGAGAAGGGCGTGCTGTTCGAGGGCCGCTCGTTCATGGAGGGGGCGGTGGGCCAGAAGGTCGTGGCGCCGTCGGCGCCGACCAAGGACGGCCCGGCCAAGGACGGCCCGGCCAAGGACGCCCCCAAGTCGGTCAAGTAG